One Rubripirellula amarantea DNA segment encodes these proteins:
- a CDS encoding redox-sensing transcriptional repressor Rex has product MTNPGELSGERASSGESATEGDGAPSKPELSQPAVGRLSLYYRELQRLLESEIGSVNSKSLGKMVNVSPAVVRRDLSSLGTIGRRGVGYDVQTLIDRIGAVLGSGVQWKVVLIGVGSLGDALLRYRGFERLGFQVTAAFDSDPKRIGETIAGVPILDVAELDQVLQQHRPELAIVAVPAEHAVGIAAKLVQGSVSGILNFAPTTLKLPPQVAVVNVDLASELQRLAFRVQMPK; this is encoded by the coding sequence ATGACAAACCCTGGGGAGCTTTCCGGTGAACGAGCGTCGTCTGGCGAGTCAGCGACGGAGGGGGACGGAGCGCCATCGAAACCCGAACTGTCTCAGCCCGCCGTGGGGCGTCTGAGTCTGTACTATCGCGAGTTGCAACGTTTGTTGGAGTCAGAGATAGGCAGCGTCAATTCAAAGTCGCTCGGCAAAATGGTCAATGTTTCGCCTGCTGTCGTTCGACGCGACCTCAGTAGCTTAGGCACGATTGGCCGAAGGGGTGTCGGATATGACGTTCAAACGCTGATCGATCGAATCGGAGCCGTCTTGGGCAGCGGGGTGCAATGGAAGGTCGTCTTAATCGGCGTCGGATCGCTCGGCGACGCCCTGCTTCGCTACCGAGGTTTCGAGCGTTTAGGATTTCAAGTGACGGCGGCCTTCGACAGCGACCCCAAGAGGATAGGTGAAACCATTGCGGGCGTCCCGATCCTTGATGTCGCCGAGCTTGATCAGGTACTTCAGCAGCACCGTCCGGAATTGGCGATTGTCGCCGTGCCAGCCGAGCATGCCGTGGGCATTGCCGCAAAGCTGGTCCAGGGAAGTGTCAGCGGCATCCTTAATTTCGCCCCAACAACACTCAAGCTTCCACCCCAGGTAGCGGTAGTCAACGTCGATTTGGCAAGCGAATTGCAACGATTGGCATTCCGGGTTCAGATGCCGAAATAA
- a CDS encoding AAA family ATPase, with product MNRYLVDGILAESQSAVIAGAPKTMKTSIAVDLAISLANGTPFLSRFKVNEPQRVLFLSAESGKASLKETAKRVATSKGLCLSAMEAIYWNFWVPRVREEQHLTVLDHQIDESKAKVVILDPLYLMLEGTHQASVSDNGQQLQTLCGRFLAGGVTPVLVDHVKRSSLNSSTFKPLELLDITGAGKAEYFRQWMLIGRREKFNPEKRVHRLWLTVGGSAGHCGLHELAIDESRSEDNQRSWLVNFKCEPDSVVRKMNEYSRKLSNPFDHRNGVGT from the coding sequence GTGAATCGTTACCTAGTTGATGGCATCTTGGCGGAATCTCAATCGGCTGTCATCGCGGGAGCACCCAAAACGATGAAGACATCAATTGCGGTAGATCTTGCGATCTCACTTGCAAACGGCACTCCCTTTCTCAGTCGATTCAAAGTCAATGAGCCTCAGCGAGTTCTTTTTCTTTCTGCTGAATCGGGCAAAGCAAGTCTCAAAGAAACGGCCAAACGGGTTGCAACTTCGAAAGGCCTCTGCTTGTCGGCAATGGAGGCAATTTACTGGAATTTCTGGGTTCCACGTGTTCGTGAGGAACAGCACCTGACCGTACTCGATCACCAGATTGATGAATCGAAGGCGAAAGTAGTGATCTTGGATCCGCTTTACTTAATGCTTGAGGGAACCCATCAAGCAAGCGTCAGTGACAACGGTCAACAGTTGCAAACGCTCTGTGGTCGTTTTCTCGCAGGCGGTGTAACTCCTGTGCTTGTTGATCACGTAAAGCGATCAAGTCTGAACTCTTCAACATTCAAGCCACTTGAGCTTCTCGACATTACCGGCGCGGGTAAGGCCGAGTACTTTCGGCAATGGATGCTGATAGGTCGGCGTGAGAAGTTCAATCCCGAAAAGCGAGTACATCGCCTGTGGCTGACGGTTGGTGGTAGCGCAGGCCACTGCGGATTGCATGAGTTGGCAATTGATGAATCACGAAGCGAGGACAACCAACGCAGTTGGCTTGTTAACTTCAAATGCGAGCCGGATTCAGTTGTTCGAAAGATGAACGAATACTCAAGAAAACTCTCCAACCCGTTTGATCATCGGAACGGAGTCGGTACGTGA
- the lpxD gene encoding UDP-3-O-(3-hydroxymyristoyl)glucosamine N-acyltransferase, whose amino-acid sequence MSTSEIAIQGTSITLGEIATLVGGQLIGDPGQVCLGAGVPDEAAAGEITMIDHAKRADSISNCLASAVITPEKVDIARSQIVVSDVHEAFATVIKHFRPLSSTAMPASGVDATAVIASTAFVHPTAVIGPHVTIGERTCIMPGAVVMPGATIGEDCVLHASVTIYEHTRIEDRVIIHAGSVIGANGFGYRFDNGRHVPTSQLGFVAIESDVEIGAAVTIDRGTYGSTRIGQGTKIDNQVMIAHNCQIGKHNLICSQVGIAGSCKTGDYVILAGQVGLKDHVTLGDRAIVGAQAGVMDNLEGDNVYLGSPATTQREQMQIMAVERRLPEMRRELKRLRKEVTDLQQEVDTADRRAA is encoded by the coding sequence ATGTCGACAAGCGAAATCGCAATTCAGGGTACCTCTATTACCTTGGGTGAAATCGCAACGCTTGTCGGTGGGCAGTTGATCGGTGACCCCGGTCAGGTGTGTCTGGGGGCCGGAGTTCCCGACGAAGCCGCTGCTGGCGAAATCACCATGATTGATCACGCGAAGCGAGCAGATTCAATCTCGAATTGCCTCGCGTCTGCCGTGATCACCCCCGAGAAAGTGGACATTGCTCGATCGCAGATCGTGGTGAGTGACGTTCACGAGGCGTTTGCAACCGTCATCAAGCACTTTCGTCCGCTTTCAAGCACGGCGATGCCAGCTTCGGGCGTCGATGCAACGGCCGTCATCGCGTCGACCGCGTTCGTGCATCCAACGGCGGTCATCGGGCCACATGTCACGATTGGCGAACGAACGTGCATCATGCCTGGGGCGGTGGTAATGCCCGGGGCTACGATTGGCGAGGATTGTGTGCTGCACGCATCGGTCACCATTTACGAACACACACGCATCGAAGATCGCGTCATCATTCACGCTGGCTCAGTCATCGGAGCAAACGGGTTTGGCTATCGCTTTGACAATGGTCGTCACGTTCCCACTTCGCAATTGGGTTTTGTTGCAATTGAGTCGGATGTGGAAATCGGAGCCGCAGTAACGATTGATCGTGGCACTTACGGTTCGACTCGAATCGGACAAGGAACGAAAATCGACAATCAAGTGATGATCGCTCACAACTGTCAAATCGGAAAACACAATTTGATTTGCAGCCAAGTTGGAATCGCCGGAAGTTGCAAAACCGGGGACTACGTGATTCTGGCGGGACAGGTCGGATTAAAGGACCACGTTACCTTGGGCGACCGAGCAATTGTGGGAGCACAAGCGGGCGTCATGGATAACCTAGAGGGCGATAATGTTTACCTCGGTTCGCCCGCGACAACTCAGCGTGAGCAGATGCAGATCATGGCAGTCGAAAGAAGGTTGCCCGAGATGCGTCGCGAACTGAAGCGATTGCGAAAAGAGGTCACGGATCTGCAACAAGAAGTAGATACCGCTGATCGCCGCGCCGCGTGA
- the ispE gene encoding 4-(cytidine 5'-diphospho)-2-C-methyl-D-erythritol kinase yields the protein MIDVQRIATVNPPAKLNLFLELVARRKDGYHDIDTVMVAIDWCDHLTVRRTRDPGVLLKCDWAPSRAEYAASLGISSSDPLLDIPTDDSNLVCKALNAFADHFDIEGGFACTLDKYVPAGAGMGGASSDAASALLAAARLCDVPENHQALVSIASAIGSDVPFFLGCSSDQPSNRSATAAKATGTGTDLEFLRNRFPFHAVVVFPGINLSTAKVYAQSSVPPIPLSSGAIVDAWTSLDFQELSKQLMNRLSDPARKLAPQIDEILESMWRNGAITCQLTGSGSACFALCQTKGDAEALESTIRSSENAWLENAIVRTVAAAQLPPRVSIQTIPEID from the coding sequence GTGATTGACGTCCAACGTATCGCGACCGTTAACCCGCCCGCGAAGCTAAACCTATTTTTGGAATTGGTTGCACGTCGCAAAGATGGGTACCACGACATCGATACCGTCATGGTGGCGATTGATTGGTGTGATCACTTGACTGTCCGACGCACCCGAGATCCAGGCGTCTTGTTGAAGTGCGATTGGGCTCCTTCCCGAGCTGAATATGCGGCTTCGTTGGGAATTTCTTCGAGCGACCCTTTGCTGGACATCCCAACGGATGATTCCAACTTGGTTTGCAAAGCTTTGAACGCTTTCGCCGATCATTTTGACATCGAAGGCGGATTTGCGTGCACGCTTGATAAGTATGTGCCCGCGGGAGCGGGAATGGGCGGAGCTAGCAGCGATGCAGCGTCGGCGCTGTTGGCTGCAGCTCGGTTGTGCGACGTCCCGGAGAATCACCAGGCTCTCGTTTCGATCGCTTCAGCCATCGGTAGTGACGTGCCATTTTTCCTCGGCTGTTCGTCTGATCAGCCGAGCAACCGTTCTGCCACTGCGGCAAAGGCAACGGGGACGGGAACGGATCTAGAGTTCTTGCGAAACCGCTTTCCTTTCCATGCAGTTGTCGTCTTTCCTGGAATCAATTTGTCGACAGCAAAGGTGTATGCTCAAAGCAGCGTACCGCCAATTCCACTGTCATCCGGTGCGATCGTTGATGCGTGGACTTCGCTTGACTTCCAAGAGTTGTCAAAGCAATTGATGAATCGGCTAAGTGATCCGGCCAGAAAACTTGCTCCGCAAATTGATGAAATTCTCGAATCGATGTGGCGGAATGGGGCGATAACGTGTCAATTGACGGGGAGCGGTTCAGCTTGTTTTGCCCTTTGTCAAACCAAAGGGGATGCGGAAGCACTTGAGTCAACGATTCGGTCTTCTGAGAACGCATGGTTAGAAAATGCGATCGTCAGAACAGTTGCCGCCGCTCAATTACCACCACGAGTAAGCATCCAGACGATACCAGAGATAGATTGA
- a CDS encoding LpxI family protein yields the protein MSQSKSKIMRNDAKGYWPRRGHVILSQRASQDPLPPVGLIAGWGRFPVEVAEALVRDGRRVACVAIRGHASSELESICDHVWWSGIGKLGGHIAYFRRSGVQDVTMAGKIFKAEVLYGGSLWLRHFPDLTCLRTFGPHLFGRRRDARDDSLLTAVVNTYDRMGMTIRSATDLAPELLMKRSQLSGGKISTSLQSDIETGWHVAKQMGGMDIGQTITIKDGTVLAVEAIEGTDACIKRTGELCRRGGWTLVKVSKPDQDMRFDVPTIGPQTIQMVRQAGGKAIVVEAEKTIIVDREVTLQAAKDAGITLVAFDDASLSTNNGSNPEVSSSETNCGSIDGQANIFKQPKAA from the coding sequence ATGAGCCAAAGCAAATCAAAAATCATGCGCAACGATGCGAAGGGCTACTGGCCACGTCGAGGCCATGTAATCTTGAGCCAAAGGGCTAGCCAGGATCCGTTGCCACCAGTCGGATTGATCGCTGGTTGGGGACGGTTTCCTGTTGAGGTTGCCGAAGCTTTGGTACGAGACGGTCGACGTGTCGCGTGCGTTGCCATTCGAGGTCACGCCAGTTCCGAACTGGAATCGATTTGTGATCACGTATGGTGGTCCGGTATCGGCAAGCTTGGCGGTCACATTGCTTACTTTCGTCGCAGCGGCGTGCAGGATGTCACGATGGCCGGGAAGATTTTCAAAGCGGAAGTCTTGTACGGTGGTTCATTGTGGCTACGACACTTTCCCGACTTAACGTGCTTACGCACTTTCGGGCCGCACTTGTTTGGGCGTCGACGTGACGCTCGTGATGACAGTTTGCTCACTGCCGTTGTGAACACATACGATCGAATGGGAATGACCATTCGGTCAGCCACGGATCTCGCCCCGGAGTTACTGATGAAGCGAAGCCAACTTTCAGGTGGCAAGATTTCCACGAGTCTGCAATCAGACATCGAAACTGGATGGCATGTTGCCAAACAGATGGGTGGAATGGATATCGGTCAAACGATCACGATCAAGGATGGCACTGTCCTAGCGGTCGAAGCGATCGAAGGCACCGACGCGTGCATCAAACGCACGGGAGAGCTTTGCCGACGCGGTGGTTGGACGTTGGTGAAGGTTAGTAAGCCCGACCAAGACATGCGGTTCGATGTGCCCACGATCGGACCCCAAACGATCCAAATGGTTCGCCAAGCGGGCGGGAAGGCGATCGTAGTCGAAGCCGAGAAAACGATCATCGTGGACCGCGAAGTGACATTGCAAGCGGCGAAGGATGCTGGCATCACTTTGGTGGCATTTGACGATGCGAGCTTGTCGACAAACAATGGTTCCAACCCAGAAGTTTCAAGCTCCGAAACGAACTGCGGTTCGATTGATGGCCAAGCGAACATTTTTAAGCAACCCAAGGCTGCGTGA
- a CDS encoding prolipoprotein diacylglyceryl transferase: MNTSPFEIFRRNLKPLMVFLTLLALLSFVVLPVVQTYLQQSGGMGGGGNSVVAKFNGAELTRSRVDYFTRNHQSTVRFLNDLAEETIAKGGVPRTAGFQYNAQQKQIQSLGINENPSTEGTVRTFMFASQASKEGFALDDSSLSRWLERFTDGMFSDGEITSKLMQSTRNEMGRPHLYEQLRNHLLADVYLRRGNVALVSSTGALLTPDEQWRNFLKMNQNATADAYGILVNDYIEKTNASPSETRIREVYEEGKNRDPNEQSPEPAFHRQYEAAFEYVVGDYQEFLTAAIANVTEEEIKAEYERRLKGGDFKLPDDPASDDGELSLEADENEADEEAEMTEVEVTEPDNGEVKTDAEPKAETPSAESTEPAAESTEPAAENTEPAAESTEPTTESTEPAGDDQSRSNSNSAIRLVMFQDDDAPAGETSGDEPVADEETDAASNDTAKEEAPAEEMKQETPSEQEADAEAAPEDEPKADDEPKPDEPMEETEPEAAPTENEEAPAEEENAEESKIQSLEEVREKIAEDLAGPAARQAMDEAVTKVSKEMKNYFRRQAIHQSNVSIGQAGEEPVRPDLKALAAELNMNYEVIGPYSQSTITDEPIAESFEVGTQFGRRGPSFAIMMFGFDNGQNQLAPQPLFSSVRTADDERGKIYVSWKTSETEAYTPTLDEVRDEVVDAIRTEEARELAKAAAEELAAKAAEGTSLADLVPEDKKDNFYQDLGPFSWLNMIGIGQVTIGNVPELDSVGNDFMRATFTTDLGKLGVATNQPERVVYVVQPTKFEPSTEELQAQFKQPINRIMSRMVAGDTNEIIRGYYDSIDEQAGFEEFIDE; encoded by the coding sequence ATGAACACCAGTCCCTTCGAGATCTTTCGCCGTAACTTGAAGCCTTTGATGGTGTTCCTGACGTTGCTGGCGCTATTGTCCTTTGTTGTTTTGCCCGTTGTTCAGACTTATCTGCAGCAGAGTGGCGGAATGGGCGGAGGTGGCAATTCCGTCGTGGCAAAGTTCAACGGTGCGGAATTAACGCGAAGTCGCGTGGACTATTTCACTCGTAATCATCAATCAACCGTTCGTTTCTTGAACGACCTCGCCGAGGAAACAATCGCCAAGGGCGGAGTTCCGCGGACCGCTGGCTTTCAATACAACGCACAGCAAAAGCAAATCCAGTCGCTTGGCATTAACGAAAATCCAAGCACCGAAGGCACCGTGCGAACGTTCATGTTTGCCAGCCAAGCCAGCAAAGAAGGGTTTGCATTGGACGATAGCTCGCTGAGTCGTTGGCTGGAACGATTCACCGATGGAATGTTCAGTGATGGTGAAATCACCAGCAAACTGATGCAGTCGACCCGCAACGAGATGGGACGGCCTCACCTTTACGAGCAGCTTCGCAATCACTTGCTCGCCGACGTGTACCTTCGCCGTGGAAATGTCGCACTGGTTAGCAGCACGGGAGCATTGCTGACTCCGGACGAGCAGTGGCGAAATTTCTTGAAGATGAACCAAAACGCTACTGCCGACGCTTACGGTATCCTGGTCAACGATTACATCGAAAAGACCAACGCCTCACCTAGCGAAACTCGTATTCGTGAGGTGTATGAAGAAGGCAAGAATCGTGATCCAAATGAACAGTCACCTGAACCAGCGTTTCATCGCCAATACGAAGCGGCCTTCGAATACGTGGTTGGGGACTATCAAGAGTTCTTGACTGCTGCGATTGCCAACGTCACCGAAGAAGAAATCAAGGCTGAATACGAGCGACGACTAAAGGGAGGCGACTTTAAGCTTCCCGACGATCCTGCCTCGGATGATGGCGAACTAAGCCTAGAAGCAGATGAAAACGAAGCGGACGAAGAAGCCGAAATGACCGAGGTCGAAGTGACCGAGCCCGACAACGGGGAAGTCAAAACGGACGCTGAGCCCAAGGCTGAAACTCCATCAGCGGAAAGCACCGAGCCAGCGGCAGAAAGTACTGAGCCAGCGGCGGAAAACACCGAGCCAGCGGCAGAAAGCACCGAGCCTACGACTGAAAGTACCGAGCCTGCGGGTGACGATCAGTCGCGGTCGAACTCCAACAGCGCCATTCGATTGGTCATGTTCCAAGACGACGACGCACCGGCTGGCGAAACTTCTGGTGACGAACCTGTTGCCGACGAAGAAACTGATGCTGCCAGTAATGATACTGCTAAGGAAGAAGCACCAGCGGAAGAAATGAAGCAGGAAACACCTTCGGAGCAAGAAGCTGACGCAGAAGCCGCGCCTGAAGATGAGCCTAAGGCCGACGACGAGCCAAAGCCCGATGAGCCGATGGAAGAAACCGAACCAGAGGCGGCCCCTACTGAAAACGAAGAGGCTCCCGCCGAGGAAGAAAACGCTGAAGAATCAAAGATTCAGTCTCTAGAAGAGGTTCGCGAAAAGATCGCTGAAGACCTAGCCGGCCCTGCGGCTCGTCAAGCCATGGACGAAGCGGTCACGAAGGTCTCGAAGGAAATGAAGAATTACTTCCGACGCCAAGCGATTCATCAAAGCAATGTTTCGATTGGCCAAGCTGGCGAAGAACCTGTTCGGCCCGATTTGAAAGCCTTGGCTGCCGAATTGAACATGAATTACGAAGTGATTGGACCTTACAGCCAAAGCACAATTACCGATGAACCAATTGCCGAGTCGTTCGAAGTCGGTACTCAGTTTGGTCGCCGCGGTCCCTCGTTCGCGATCATGATGTTTGGCTTTGACAATGGGCAAAATCAATTGGCTCCTCAACCGTTGTTCTCGAGTGTTCGTACCGCCGACGACGAGCGAGGCAAGATTTATGTCTCGTGGAAGACCTCTGAAACGGAAGCCTACACACCGACCCTTGACGAAGTTCGCGACGAAGTTGTCGATGCGATCCGAACCGAAGAAGCTCGCGAGCTAGCCAAAGCGGCCGCCGAAGAATTAGCGGCTAAAGCTGCCGAGGGAACTTCGCTTGCCGATCTTGTTCCGGAAGATAAAAAAGACAACTTTTATCAGGACCTCGGACCCTTTTCGTGGCTCAACATGATCGGGATTGGGCAAGTCACGATTGGTAACGTTCCCGAACTCGATTCGGTCGGCAACGATTTCATGCGTGCAACATTCACAACGGACTTGGGCAAGCTTGGTGTAGCGACTAACCAGCCCGAACGTGTGGTGTATGTCGTCCAACCCACGAAGTTCGAACCTAGCACCGAAGAACTGCAAGCTCAGTTCAAGCAGCCGATCAATCGAATCATGTCGCGAATGGTGGCCGGCGACACCAACGAAATCATTCGTGGGTATTACGATTCGATTGATGAGCAAGCCGGATTCGAAGAATTTATCGACGAATAG
- a CDS encoding helix-turn-helix domain-containing protein, with protein sequence MLLRDTDPDELVAAIAKAVAIALASTLEASREPLIVDGNEMARLASVSSATLDRLRRSGSIPSFLVGSSRRYQPDEVIAALIEASASNIGGDSRG encoded by the coding sequence ATGCTACTAAGGGACACCGATCCCGATGAACTCGTAGCGGCAATTGCCAAGGCAGTAGCGATAGCACTTGCTTCGACGTTAGAGGCTTCCCGCGAACCGCTGATAGTCGACGGCAATGAGATGGCGAGACTCGCGAGCGTATCGAGTGCTACTCTCGATCGGTTGCGCCGGTCTGGATCAATACCGAGCTTCTTGGTTGGATCGTCGCGACGATACCAACCAGATGAAGTGATCGCGGCGTTGATCGAAGCTTCCGCGTCAAATATTGGCGGTGACTCCCGTGGCTGA
- a CDS encoding septation protein SpoVG family protein: protein MKITEIRIKLMEGSEDRLRAFCSITIDDSFVVRDLKIIDGTNGPFVAMPSRKLTGHCGKCNHKNHLRATYCNHCGTKLKSSSDSNYDAPQKLYADVAHPINSECREEIQSVVINEFQAELQRASQPGYRSRYDDDFVDVDDDTLDLPSQADDASAGSASSAKSPSGEKPGPPRPHFLDPSKDQGSTATSGSRGGQRSNDKRSGDSDDHGDSFGAGIF, encoded by the coding sequence GTGAAGATTACAGAGATTCGAATCAAGTTGATGGAAGGCTCGGAGGATCGTCTTCGAGCGTTCTGCTCGATCACGATTGATGACAGCTTTGTCGTTCGAGATCTGAAGATCATCGACGGTACCAACGGACCATTTGTGGCGATGCCCAGCCGCAAGTTGACCGGTCATTGTGGGAAGTGTAACCACAAGAATCACTTGCGAGCGACGTACTGCAACCACTGTGGGACAAAGCTAAAAAGCAGTTCCGATAGCAACTACGACGCGCCGCAAAAGCTGTACGCCGACGTCGCTCATCCGATCAACAGCGAGTGTCGCGAAGAGATCCAGAGTGTTGTGATCAACGAGTTCCAAGCCGAACTTCAGCGAGCCTCGCAGCCTGGTTATCGCTCTCGTTATGACGACGACTTTGTGGATGTTGATGACGATACGCTTGACTTACCATCACAAGCCGATGACGCATCAGCGGGTTCAGCTAGCAGCGCCAAATCGCCATCGGGCGAGAAGCCGGGACCGCCGCGTCCTCATTTTCTGGATCCATCGAAAGATCAAGGTTCAACTGCAACAAGTGGGTCACGGGGCGGCCAGCGATCAAACGATAAACGCTCGGGCGATAGCGATGATCATGGCGATAGCTTTGGGGCGGGGATTTTCTAA